A single window of Metallosphaera hakonensis JCM 8857 = DSM 7519 DNA harbors:
- a CDS encoding NUDIX hydrolase, with product MECDAAVVLIIRGDGKFLVIKRADQKGDPWSGHMALPGGHRDGNETCEETAVRESKEEVGIEPKDLRFFGIYWPSNRRDLHVAVFIGYTDSNDVNPDREVAKWFWIDPRELKEEDNHFLYQDYVIWGMTYRILKDYLSARQRSSHQIQAVDQSSLEE from the coding sequence ATGGAATGCGACGCTGCTGTGGTACTGATAATTAGGGGTGATGGAAAATTCCTTGTAATCAAGAGAGCCGATCAGAAGGGGGATCCGTGGAGTGGTCATATGGCACTACCAGGGGGCCACAGGGACGGTAACGAGACCTGTGAGGAAACGGCTGTAAGAGAATCAAAGGAGGAGGTCGGAATAGAACCCAAGGACTTGAGGTTCTTCGGGATATATTGGCCCAGTAATAGGAGGGATCTTCATGTGGCGGTCTTTATAGGTTACACCGATTCCAATGACGTTAATCCCGATCGTGAGGTTGCCAAGTGGTTCTGGATAGATCCAAGAGAACTTAAAGAAGAAGACAATCATTTCCTTTATCAAGATTATGTAATTTGGGGTATGACGTACAGGATCTTGAAAGACTACCTTTCAGCCCGGCAACGATCAAGTCATCAAATCCAAGCCGTCGACCAGTCATCACTTGAGGAATAG
- a CDS encoding RuvB-like helicase, with protein MAEIKEIRRVETERASIHSHITGLGIDESGKPKPKADGLVGQLEAREAAWIVVQLIRQGKMAGKGILLVGPPGTGKTALAVGIAKELGEDTPFNTLNASEIYSVDIKKTEVLTQALRKSIGVRVRQRRMVYEGVVKEIRVKIARSKVNPYVQIPREVEIKLGTTEEERTLTAGESIAEQINKMGIRKGDVIWIDAETGNVVKMGKAKGFEGAKTYDIEAGKLVDIPSGPVKKEKELTNTFTLYDLDMTLAAQSLSITAIFSLWSEREISQDVRKQVDAYVKDMISKGSAELIPGVLFIDDAHMLDIETFSFLTKALEAELAPILVLATNRGTTRIRGTDVESPHGMPLDLLDRLLIITTRPYTKEESKDIIAIRAEELDIELEPMALDELTNMASEESLRYAIQLLEPSQVLARKAGRAVVKADDVKEASKLFSDVKRSVKYVKDYENLFLK; from the coding sequence ATGGCTGAGATAAAGGAAATACGAAGAGTTGAAACTGAGAGAGCAAGTATTCATAGTCACATTACTGGGTTAGGTATAGACGAGAGCGGTAAACCCAAGCCCAAGGCCGATGGGTTGGTTGGCCAGCTTGAAGCCCGCGAAGCTGCGTGGATAGTTGTCCAATTAATAAGGCAAGGAAAGATGGCCGGGAAGGGGATCCTTCTTGTGGGACCTCCCGGAACAGGTAAGACTGCTCTGGCTGTGGGCATAGCAAAGGAGTTGGGAGAGGACACTCCGTTCAATACCTTGAATGCCTCAGAGATCTACTCTGTGGATATCAAGAAAACAGAGGTCTTAACACAAGCCTTGAGGAAGTCCATAGGCGTGAGAGTAAGGCAAAGGAGAATGGTCTATGAGGGCGTAGTAAAGGAGATAAGGGTAAAAATCGCCAGGAGCAAAGTAAATCCATACGTTCAGATCCCTAGAGAAGTGGAGATAAAATTGGGGACAACTGAGGAGGAAAGAACTTTGACTGCAGGGGAGAGCATTGCAGAGCAAATCAACAAGATGGGAATAAGGAAGGGAGACGTGATCTGGATAGACGCAGAGACAGGTAATGTAGTGAAGATGGGAAAGGCCAAGGGATTCGAGGGAGCCAAAACATATGATATTGAAGCCGGAAAGCTGGTGGATATTCCCTCAGGGCCCGTGAAGAAGGAAAAGGAGCTCACTAACACGTTCACTCTTTATGATCTAGATATGACGTTGGCCGCACAGAGTCTCTCTATTACGGCCATCTTCTCCCTCTGGAGTGAAAGGGAGATCAGTCAAGATGTAAGGAAACAGGTTGACGCTTACGTGAAAGATATGATAAGTAAGGGTTCGGCAGAACTCATTCCTGGGGTACTCTTCATAGACGATGCCCATATGCTCGATATCGAGACATTCTCCTTCCTAACTAAAGCCTTAGAGGCGGAATTGGCACCAATCTTAGTTCTAGCCACAAACCGCGGAACTACTAGGATTAGGGGAACTGACGTTGAATCGCCACACGGAATGCCCCTGGATCTCCTAGATAGGTTGTTGATAATAACCACGAGGCCCTATACTAAGGAGGAAAGTAAGGACATAATTGCGATCAGAGCGGAAGAGCTTGACATAGAGTTGGAGCCCATGGCTTTAGACGAACTAACGAATATGGCCTCAGAGGAGAGCTTACGATACGCAATTCAACTTCTGGAACCCTCTCAAGTCTTAGCTAGAAAGGCTGGGAGGGCTGTAGTTAAGGCGGATGACGTTAAGGAGGCATCGAAGTTGTTCAGTGACGTCAAAAGAAGCGTAAAATATGTAAAGGACTACGAAAATCTATTCCTCAAGTGA